Proteins from a genomic interval of Acetobacterium woodii DSM 1030:
- a CDS encoding DUF5655 domain-containing protein: MTEIKLFSVQNGVSELPCIEKANEIDWSIPCVICISSDFTNFDEHAVNQRQRNIKLVRYKKFGNDLILFEHLNAPIVKPIVENLGITLPKKSGTDKTFLQQYEGAPQKLQDIYGTIKDYILSLGDDITENQLKLYVAFKKVKNFICAEIYQSRSCCI, encoded by the coding sequence ATGACTGAAATTAAATTATTCTCTGTACAAAATGGTGTTTCTGAGCTTCCTTGCATAGAAAAAGCAAATGAAATTGACTGGAGTATTCCCTGTGTTATTTGTATTTCCAGCGACTTTACAAATTTTGATGAACATGCCGTCAATCAAAGGCAAAGAAATATAAAACTTGTCCGATATAAAAAATTTGGTAATGATTTAATACTATTTGAGCATCTTAACGCACCGATTGTTAAACCTATAGTAGAGAACTTAGGGATTACTTTACCTAAAAAAAGTGGAACTGATAAAACATTTTTACAGCAATATGAGGGCGCTCCTCAAAAATTACAAGATATTTATGGAACCATTAAAGACTATATTTTATCATTGGGAGACGATATAACTGAAAATCAACTAAAGTTGTATGTTGCGTTCAAAAAAGTTAAGAATTTTATTTGCGCTGAAATATATCAAAGCAGATCTTGTTGCATATGA
- a CDS encoding DUF3089 domain-containing protein, protein MKTRINRSATAMLLAVVLVICLCLSGCAPQVVGVDYSKAENWAYLPLNENITKDCDVFFVAPTVYLGTADAHSMDLGDEETKAQFLGATNMEKGLYDGDTNFFAPYYRQAALNAYTMEDTAAAPYFDVAYADVATAFDRYLKDYNQGRPFILAGFSQGSEMLLRLMAEKFDDPTLNDQLVAAYLIGWRVTPEDLNNYPFLKMAQHSGDTGVIISFNSEAEGIQSSLIVPDQTLGINPLNWKTDSTPAAASENKGAVFTDYTGGIVKEVPNLTGAYLDPVRGTLRVSDVTPADFPPVLDIFQEGVYHLYDYQFFYRNLQENVKERIGNYLS, encoded by the coding sequence ATGAAAACAAGAATCAATCGTTCAGCTACGGCCATGCTTTTGGCGGTCGTTCTGGTTATTTGTCTGTGTCTGAGCGGATGCGCTCCGCAAGTGGTGGGGGTGGATTACAGCAAAGCTGAAAACTGGGCTTATTTGCCGCTAAATGAAAATATCACCAAAGACTGTGATGTTTTTTTTGTCGCCCCGACGGTTTATCTGGGGACTGCGGATGCCCATTCCATGGACCTTGGTGATGAAGAAACCAAGGCTCAATTTCTCGGCGCGACCAATATGGAAAAAGGTCTCTACGATGGTGACACCAATTTTTTTGCCCCTTATTATCGGCAGGCGGCCCTAAACGCCTACACCATGGAGGATACTGCCGCCGCACCTTATTTTGATGTGGCCTACGCCGATGTGGCCACGGCTTTTGATCGCTACCTGAAAGATTATAATCAGGGTCGGCCCTTTATTCTGGCCGGCTTTAGCCAGGGTTCGGAAATGCTGCTGCGTCTGATGGCCGAAAAATTTGATGATCCGACGCTCAACGACCAGTTGGTGGCCGCTTATCTGATTGGCTGGCGGGTGACCCCGGAAGATTTGAACAACTATCCCTTTTTAAAAATGGCACAGCATTCCGGGGATACCGGTGTGATTATTTCCTTTAACTCCGAAGCCGAGGGGATTCAAAGCTCCTTGATTGTGCCTGATCAAACCCTGGGGATCAACCCCCTAAACTGGAAAACCGATAGCACACCAGCGGCGGCCAGCGAAAATAAGGGCGCGGTCTTTACCGATTATACCGGTGGCATTGTCAAAGAGGTACCCAACTTGACCGGGGCCTATCTTGATCCTGTCCGGGGCACCCTGCGGGTAAGTGATGTGACCCCAGCCGATTTTCCCCCCGTTCTTGATATTTTCCAGGAGGGTGTATATCATCTCTATGACTACCAGTTTTTCTATCGCAACCTGCAAGAGAATGTCAAAGAACGGATTGGCAATTATTTGAGTTAG
- a CDS encoding ATP-binding protein: MKSENNKNIIEIENRLSELQAEREVLLKEASQIDGAYLSKYEIRPAGRHVLTIGEDLIQDQYAAIVELVKNCYDADSPDAVIVFHSIPDKDCLEIRIEDHGHGMSTNDIITKWLVPSTAYKLSERKSPHGRIMQGRKGIGRYAASILGDDLHLCTIDTYGQETVLYLKWKQLAEFEYLDQIKVPIQTNQTDKAPGTILTMHSKLSENDYWKVATFQKLRFELKKLIPPKAEATFDSKFEIILRFDNFFDNVEDNTEEIIKPYPILDLYDYRISGYIKADGTSKLLYENQKIKNGAVEHISVVLGDTGCGALTIDIRVYDRDKDAIDQLILRGLQDEKGDYVSKIQARQLLNDVNGVGVYRNGFRIRPLGDADFDWLKLNEQRVQNPSMKIGSNQVVGYVHVESEEISGLEEKSARDGLKSNAAYDSLKNITCDVISKLEERRFLFRRKMGLSNPGKKIERQLEGLYDYAPLKKSVSTTLEKAGLSSLVIEEISEIISKEENKKNVAIEEIKRAVAVYQGQATLGKIVNIILHEGRRPLNYFKNQIPNLYFYGERFTQKKDTDSYDEIVRVTNGIANNAGIFVGLFGRLDPLSAKRRETKSDFSLL, translated from the coding sequence ATGAAATCAGAAAATAACAAAAACATTATTGAAATTGAAAATCGTCTGAGTGAATTACAGGCTGAAAGGGAAGTACTATTAAAAGAAGCATCTCAAATTGATGGAGCATACTTAAGTAAATATGAAATTCGTCCTGCAGGCCGCCATGTGCTCACCATCGGGGAAGACCTCATTCAGGATCAATATGCAGCTATTGTTGAACTGGTAAAAAACTGTTACGATGCTGATTCGCCTGATGCAGTGATTGTTTTTCATAGTATTCCAGATAAAGATTGCCTTGAAATAAGAATTGAAGATCATGGTCATGGTATGTCGACCAACGATATAATTACTAAATGGTTGGTGCCCTCTACTGCATATAAGCTAAGTGAAAGAAAAAGTCCACATGGAAGGATTATGCAGGGCAGAAAAGGCATTGGTAGGTATGCTGCCAGCATATTGGGGGATGATTTGCATTTGTGTACTATAGATACCTATGGTCAAGAAACTGTTTTGTATCTTAAGTGGAAGCAACTCGCAGAGTTTGAATACTTAGACCAAATTAAGGTACCAATTCAGACAAATCAAACGGATAAAGCACCTGGAACTATTTTAACAATGCATTCCAAGTTAAGTGAAAACGATTATTGGAAAGTAGCTACTTTTCAAAAATTGCGCTTTGAATTGAAGAAACTCATTCCTCCTAAAGCTGAAGCAACCTTTGATTCCAAGTTTGAAATAATTCTTCGATTTGATAACTTTTTTGACAATGTTGAGGATAACACAGAAGAGATTATTAAGCCCTATCCTATTTTGGATTTATATGACTATCGGATTAGTGGGTATATAAAAGCGGATGGAACTAGTAAGTTACTTTACGAAAATCAAAAAATAAAAAATGGAGCAGTTGAGCATATATCGGTAGTTTTGGGAGATACCGGATGTGGTGCACTTACCATTGACATACGTGTCTATGACCGCGATAAAGATGCAATAGATCAACTGATTTTGCGGGGGCTACAAGATGAAAAAGGGGACTATGTTTCGAAAATTCAAGCCCGTCAATTGCTTAATGATGTGAATGGTGTTGGAGTATATAGAAATGGTTTTCGCATCAGACCCTTGGGAGATGCCGATTTTGATTGGCTGAAGTTGAACGAACAGCGTGTTCAAAATCCGTCAATGAAAATTGGTAGTAATCAAGTTGTTGGATATGTTCACGTGGAATCAGAGGAAATATCTGGATTGGAAGAAAAAAGCGCACGAGATGGATTGAAAAGTAATGCAGCATATGATTCGTTAAAGAACATTACATGTGATGTGATTTCAAAACTCGAGGAAAGACGATTTCTTTTTAGAAGAAAAATGGGGCTTTCAAACCCAGGTAAGAAAATTGAGCGACAATTAGAAGGCTTGTATGACTATGCGCCTCTTAAAAAATCCGTTTCTACTACATTGGAAAAAGCCGGATTATCTTCTCTCGTCATTGAAGAAATATCGGAAATTATCTCAAAGGAAGAGAATAAAAAGAACGTAGCTATTGAAGAAATTAAGCGTGCAGTGGCAGTTTATCAAGGACAGGCGACATTAGGGAAAATCGTAAATATTATTCTCCATGAAGGTCGGCGTCCTCTTAATTATTTTAAAAACCAGATACCTAATTTGTATTTTTATGGAGAAAGATTTACACAAAAGAAAGACACAGATTCTTATGACGAGATTGTTCGGGTTACAAATGGTATTGCAAATAATGCAGGTATATTTGTTGGGTTGTTTGGGCGACTGGATCCATTGTCAGCAAAGCGCCGGGAGACAAAAAGCGATTTTTCATTATTATAG
- a CDS encoding RidA family protein — protein sequence MNNNVVTRLSSSGRISKAVGNYTHITKIKPNSTFYTFSGQIGADLDGNISEEFNQQVKNTFINISNLLKSINLEPNNVIKVNIWSKEEIDWEYFDKIYGDFFGKTPPSMTVAYVNALGLDAIKIEIEIWAAG from the coding sequence ATGAATAATAATGTAGTTACAAGATTATCTTCATCAGGAAGAATAAGCAAAGCAGTGGGGAATTATACTCATATAACAAAAATAAAGCCCAATTCAACATTTTATACATTTTCAGGACAAATTGGAGCGGATTTAGATGGAAATATTTCTGAAGAATTTAATCAACAAGTAAAGAATACATTTATAAATATATCGAATCTACTTAAGAGTATAAATTTGGAACCGAATAATGTTATAAAGGTTAATATATGGTCAAAAGAAGAAATTGATTGGGAGTATTTCGATAAGATCTATGGTGATTTTTTCGGGAAGACCCCACCTTCTATGACAGTTGCTTATGTAAATGCTCTGGGTTTGGACGCAATAAAAATAGAAATAGAAATCTGGGCTGCCGGATAA
- a CDS encoding very short patch repair endonuclease → MADVHDKQTRSYNMSKIKGKNTNPEIIVRKYLFSKGFRFRVNDRRYPGNPDIVLPKYKICIFVNGCFWHAHKDCKYFVWPNNNKEFWRKKLTANVERDRRNYRMLCDLGWRVIVIWECELRKEYREDTLENLAKNIDNALNHINSNNL, encoded by the coding sequence ATGGCAGATGTGCATGATAAGCAAACGCGAAGCTATAATATGTCGAAGATTAAAGGGAAAAATACAAATCCTGAGATTATAGTGAGGAAGTATTTGTTTTCAAAAGGATTTCGATTTCGAGTAAATGACAGGCGTTATCCTGGAAATCCTGACATTGTACTCCCTAAATATAAAATTTGTATATTTGTCAATGGATGTTTTTGGCATGCACATAAAGATTGTAAATATTTTGTCTGGCCCAATAATAATAAGGAATTTTGGCGCAAAAAACTTACTGCGAATGTTGAAAGAGATCGTCGAAATTATAGAATGCTATGTGATTTAGGTTGGCGTGTAATTGTTATTTGGGAATGCGAATTAAGGAAGGAATATCGTGAGGATACTTTAGAAAACCTTGCGAAAAATATAGATAATGCACTTAATCACATTAATAGTAACAATTTATAA
- a CDS encoding DUF1254 domain-containing protein translates to MEHVRYEHLLIFGSFMVAAWFIVIYFLPRMLLIVFKRAILIKGFGDGPIPINTLYTQPQASFADPLHASSSRLMTTGVNRDTLITIGWLDLSKGPQILHVPDMAGRYYSVQFTDPSKNTNFAYIGKRTTGTEAGDYLISGPGWKGEVPQGTSKISASNNAVLVICRVLVDNDLPIAHGLAKQIQLSPLT, encoded by the coding sequence ATGGAACATGTAAGATATGAGCATTTGTTGATTTTTGGTTCGTTCATGGTCGCAGCATGGTTCATTGTTATCTATTTTTTACCGCGCATGCTTCTAATTGTGTTCAAGAGGGCGATTCTGATTAAAGGGTTTGGCGACGGCCCAATCCCAATCAATACGCTCTATACACAACCTCAAGCGTCATTTGCAGACCCCCTCCATGCATCAAGCTCACGCTTAATGACTACAGGCGTGAACCGGGATACGCTTATCACAATCGGCTGGTTAGACCTCAGTAAAGGGCCGCAAATCCTGCATGTGCCGGACATGGCTGGTCGCTATTACAGTGTGCAGTTCACGGATCCGTCGAAAAACACTAATTTTGCCTACATCGGTAAACGCACCACAGGCACTGAGGCCGGCGACTACTTAATAAGTGGTCCTGGCTGGAAAGGGGAGGTACCGCAGGGCACGTCAAAGATTTCTGCATCAAATAATGCGGTGCTCGTGATTTGTCGCGTTCTTGTCGACAACGACCTCCCAATCGCGCACGGGCTCGCAAAGCAGATACAACTATCACCGCTAACTTAG
- a CDS encoding RNA polymerase sigma factor sigma-70 region 4 domain-containing protein codes for MNLQSNPKVVDNRWIAQNEKGNKKALDQHVNVMDLNQELIIEQEEKKRYEGRLDRLESKLSEVSSKEFEKKMELFKEIQGLKEAIAEKDRSLFLLNKSKRIIEASILQMNQLEKKVFYAHRYLGKSLVEIADELNHDYGYIRTVSARADKKMR; via the coding sequence ATGAATTTACAGAGTAATCCAAAAGTTGTCGATAATCGATGGATCGCCCAAAACGAAAAGGGGAATAAAAAAGCACTTGATCAACACGTCAATGTGATGGATTTAAATCAGGAACTAATCATTGAACAAGAAGAAAAAAAGCGATATGAAGGTCGTTTGGATCGATTAGAATCAAAATTAAGTGAAGTAAGTTCTAAAGAATTTGAGAAGAAAATGGAGCTATTCAAAGAGATTCAAGGATTGAAAGAAGCCATTGCAGAAAAAGATAGAAGCCTGTTTTTATTAAATAAAAGCAAGCGAATCATTGAAGCGTCAATATTACAGATGAATCAACTCGAGAAAAAAGTTTTCTATGCTCATCGATATTTGGGTAAAAGTCTTGTCGAAATTGCCGATGAGCTTAACCATGATTATGGTTATATCCGGACGGTTTCCGCACGAGCCGATAAAAAAATGAGATAA
- a CDS encoding response regulator: MYKFLLIEDSEDDAALFQDTVKRLNIEAKVETYQLCIAKTYSEGIEMIGSGFDGVIIDIRLDDGHSGNEIIREIMQKYRLPVAIFTGTPDTEQKDGSPILVYKKGEAEHKDILSNLCKVSETGLFNVLGGTGILEKVMNQIFWKNLYPQIGLWTGKKAQGIETEKLLLRYTVSHIQELIDSETPAYVTEEMYIKPPIINTIKTGAIYQSPEAGIYCIVLSPPCDLVVHNGVVKTNRILVCEIDNHDVVNKEIADKASRRDKKKENIQNAIKNNYSDYYHWLPKNSLFCGGYINFRNVMTYPIDQFIDEYGQPIAKIQEYFVKSILNRFSSYYARQGQPDFDFKVETKRIVNEICPAESVS; the protein is encoded by the coding sequence ATGTATAAATTTTTACTGATTGAGGATTCTGAGGACGATGCAGCACTGTTTCAAGATACTGTAAAAAGACTTAATATTGAAGCTAAAGTCGAAACATATCAATTATGCATAGCAAAAACTTATTCTGAAGGAATTGAAATGATAGGTTCTGGATTTGACGGAGTAATTATAGATATTAGACTTGATGATGGGCATAGTGGTAATGAAATCATCCGAGAAATAATGCAAAAGTACCGATTGCCTGTTGCAATATTTACCGGAACTCCAGATACAGAACAAAAAGATGGTTCGCCTATACTTGTTTATAAAAAAGGTGAAGCAGAGCATAAAGACATATTATCCAATCTTTGCAAGGTTTCAGAGACTGGATTATTTAATGTTTTAGGCGGAACAGGTATACTTGAAAAAGTAATGAATCAAATTTTTTGGAAAAATTTATATCCACAAATTGGCCTTTGGACAGGAAAGAAAGCTCAAGGAATTGAGACTGAAAAGCTATTGCTTCGTTACACAGTTTCGCACATCCAAGAATTAATTGATAGTGAAACACCGGCTTATGTCACAGAAGAAATGTATATCAAACCACCAATTATTAACACAATAAAGACTGGAGCAATCTATCAATCGCCAGAAGCTGGGATATATTGTATTGTATTGTCACCACCTTGTGATTTAGTAGTACATAATGGAGTAGTAAAAACAAATAGAATATTGGTTTGTGAAATTGATAATCATGATGTTGTAAACAAAGAAATTGCTGATAAGGCTTCAAGGCGAGATAAGAAGAAAGAGAATATTCAAAACGCCATTAAAAACAATTATTCCGACTATTATCATTGGCTTCCTAAGAATAGCCTGTTTTGTGGTGGATATATAAATTTTAGAAATGTAATGACATATCCAATTGATCAATTTATTGATGAATATGGACAACCGATAGCCAAAATACAAGAGTATTTTGTTAAAAGTATACTTAATAGATTCTCATCTTATTATGCGCGCCAAGGTCAACCGGATTTTGATTTTAAGGTGGAAACAAAAAGAATTGTTAATGAAATATGTCCTGCAGAATCTGTGTCATAA
- a CDS encoding ATP-binding protein, whose protein sequence is MAVFEKEFEDKNICLNIECCEDIKFNGWKQDINTIIVNLLDNSLFWIVEKDCTEREIFIVTNKTSSGFTIDYTDSGPGINNELLESGVIFEPEFTTKPHGTGLGLSIAGEAATRNGLTLIAVQREKGAHFVLSAE, encoded by the coding sequence GTGGCAGTATTTGAGAAAGAATTTGAAGATAAAAATATTTGTCTTAATATTGAATGTTGCGAAGATATTAAGTTTAATGGATGGAAACAAGATATCAATACAATAATTGTGAATCTGCTTGATAACAGTCTTTTTTGGATTGTTGAGAAGGATTGTACGGAACGGGAAATTTTCATTGTTACAAATAAAACCAGTTCCGGTTTTACAATTGATTATACAGATTCTGGCCCCGGTATTAATAATGAGTTACTAGAAAGTGGTGTAATTTTCGAACCAGAATTTACCACTAAGCCGCATGGAACAGGCTTAGGTTTGTCAATTGCAGGTGAAGCGGCAACCCGAAATGGATTAACCCTTATTGCAGTACAGAGAGAAAAAGGTGCTCATTTTGTATTGAGTGCAGAATAG
- a CDS encoding DUF1214 domain-containing protein produces MTKKAYNYLVIISGVICSYVMIKSFFFIQTRLVRTDVIQGILVGFGLAIVTAYIIGKIKSTKVNGWSTMLGCGEPGNGMFLRAACALAFPGPINTPQEAMYWTTSVDGANHDLSGEHDYIMRFPVNGLPPNNAFWSLTMGDAKNRFVANSVNRYSVSDRSGLVPNADGTVDIYIQNTVPVGYESNWLPAPSGKFILWLRVYMPGEAILGGKYNVPPVVEAK; encoded by the coding sequence ATGACAAAAAAAGCATATAATTATTTAGTGATAATCAGCGGCGTGATTTGTAGTTATGTCATGATTAAATCATTCTTTTTTATCCAAACAAGACTTGTGAGAACTGATGTGATTCAAGGCATTCTTGTCGGCTTTGGTCTAGCGATTGTCACGGCCTATATTATCGGGAAGATTAAATCCACAAAAGTTAACGGATGGAGCACTATGTTGGGATGCGGTGAACCAGGCAATGGCATGTTTCTGCGAGCCGCGTGCGCTCTAGCCTTTCCTGGCCCAATAAACACACCGCAAGAGGCGATGTACTGGACCACATCTGTAGATGGTGCGAATCATGACCTCTCTGGAGAACACGATTACATCATGCGTTTTCCGGTGAATGGACTCCCGCCGAATAACGCGTTCTGGTCACTGACTATGGGTGATGCGAAGAATCGTTTTGTAGCGAATTCAGTCAATCGGTACAGTGTATCGGATCGGTCGGGACTCGTGCCAAACGCCGATGGCACTGTCGATATTTACATTCAGAACACTGTTCCGGTCGGCTATGAATCCAACTGGTTGCCTGCACCCTCGGGCAAATTTATTCTCTGGTTACGTGTATATATGCCCGGTGAGGCAATTCTAGGTGGAAAATACAATGTTCCGCCGGTTGTGGAGGCGAAATAA